Proteins co-encoded in one Cataglyphis hispanica isolate Lineage 1 chromosome 4, ULB_Chis1_1.0, whole genome shotgun sequence genomic window:
- the LOC126849283 gene encoding uncharacterized protein LOC126849283, with amino-acid sequence MKNRSKNQPKSTKNNVNKTQTRHNKDEWRAALDSIFINDDRWWCIVTMMVETIVEHSRYVSLLNEAAEEGERTCIYSLSHQKAIDTVKTLSKQDPEKCPAIVGICHYANTLLNENNGHLSTWLIARIIKYLIYREKSEQIERLEVQADLDREIDEEYRAIPNIVCSTSSQNTRSQKVLNNEAEYAFNGKMKARSSEDVPFEGPNLYIVLSGFYDPDLPAELLDIGVPLTCIFEIKLANEPYVAYQTKEEDFISSDKTSFSEDYCIDVKALNEFWTITRERFANLSTYPIYSDITILTFSPAVLPETFTENEKEFLKQDIYDGALRILYHLYDLCLQHVKYLKSMRLEKRIVDKREETMDTKIYEDALSNIPNEYINVPLILGAILLQVESNLARSYDEFVSIKRNTGFSDTDTRQANTSMTAERIPVFAVRDKLRLLNFEYELIDEYVDSNGQSLLFDLEVIPYGDTLKMIVRCFLQQPFIDLDDAVLLVLRDPRIINIWQNHEILPRSKSDMYFCHIDNMARTFNQEQTVSREEVVHYLHLLMFDKLIFSEDELIFYDAGAELTQPFKEDLSTLKHAQTTIKKTHSVPNLTALPVPSLRRFKSDTEIDYDKPIIAFIECPLLFALTDIRETLLPGYLHENIFKKRSYERSSLEEYEDVELFSNRVFLQVIHDCFQRFDRFSARYFEPTDSMLLYFSNNNRVDDAFEERRTSFIHTSIGLREFCEYIAEDEENWIERERKTRQSLRCRMDLTGRFMKRSIEVEDEAIIFADECFVLSDSLKARHLKKSPDRDLRKKIFETKECEEVMGENVEGKIITTEQKRNGALTADNGSKQANGKVMNEKTSLMKNKSATKIDDVDTSFLSVKKILSSRYVEKDESYDFVGYDLGSLRVQVIHHSKKFILDDTTVRVELEDWLHGDLDIRIAIILQYCTLRLSSGDDRRQSEDVFHLTTERGIVLSFCRNKNKDFAQSLSNCHWQNLAFDFRASWPSGLLIEPAIGDGTKDPFCIRQSYVSKCLGRASAAHEVYRNFLRNGTVLKYMDDNTVVILRPNSVIVTCMDFDKSQSYDESIHQTTLKENLFSAEFSNEKSNSVAAKSREKVMGSTESRSNGSIGNEQPSKQRILSAGEHSDGVDSLIIGANKVLRYSVVNYDGRHYEVLNDLVVSEHDRLLVRTTTDYEVNEVFTRRADGTDTLLRSNGELVVMFPDGTRIITGYTIEEQPVICEWSEDELQQYFGYDGRINVASSHDSAFSHEGPPAPYVDYRDELTGISIADGFVSILLTFRVEHEDYASVSYDQSAVGCTLSMPDNLRVSISREGHYEVSMEDKVNLKIRDDVTFSKICATCGGRSISTYKFRKSSDAGPQTILTTIDILGNVLEVKSDGTTSYRRPYRRRESDEGEEEESDEEESDEGESDEGESDKSESNEGVSDEGEEDGNSGTRIHRKHGRYCEMLKFPARSQYRIFAMNRDLTACEYLHRSVRREQELAAVLGDETSMIQYPISRRPELRRLITFMPMEPESGSKEISGSCQYRIRSDKRTGYEKTELLRSTYSFPYNWLFPFGKRDQRVPQRIEREVLAKRNEQPLPKLLRVRVFFGIKEADRNVLIDMQRAMGRYWISVFRDGDKCRLFCATGSSRPCEVENDYGSWERSLRELALGVKESIDVETYVRSLQGKLIKVSTKAPQQSSRFAELLRQRASMKEEYEWYKQCMKKRIIIPYFRSIGSCYSLMKDYVDEAILKKSYSHVEEKDDEFISSYRIAEGQSASYREGARACSLQARGSREVALRNASFQTPQHTRLTLEPLDFCW; translated from the exons ATGAAAAACAGATCTAAAAATCAACCAAAATCGACCAAAAACAATGTTAATAAAACTCAGACACGACATAATAAAGATGAATGGCGTGCTGCGTTAGATTCCATATTCATCAACGATGATCGTTGGTGGTGTATAGTGACGATGATGGTAGAGACGATTGTCGAGCACAGCCGCTACGTTTCTCTCTTGAACGAGGCCGCCGAAGAAGGGGAGCGGACGTGTATTTATTCCCTCAGCCATCAGAAAGCAATAGACACGGTGAAAACGCTGTCGAAACAAGATCCAGAGAAATGTCCTGCCATTGTGGGTATTTGTCATTACGCGAATACGCTCTTAAACGAAAACAATGGCCATCTGTCCACCTGGCTCATTGCACGGATCATAAAGTATCTGATTTATCGCGAAAAAAGCGAGCAAATCGAAAGACTTGAGGTACAGGCGGATCTAGACCGCGAAATCGATGAAGAATATCGGGCAATTCCGAATATTGTCTGCTCAA cttCTTCGCAAAACACCAGGTCCCAAAAGGTTCTCAATAACGAGGCTGAATATGCATTCAACGGCAAAATGAAGGCGCGTTCAAGTGAGGATGTTCCTTTTGAAGGACCGAATCTCTATATTGTACTTAGCGGGTTTTACGATCCCGATTTACCAGCAGAACTATTAGACATTGGAGTTCCTCTGACCTGCATATTCGAGATTAAACTTGCCAATGAACCATATGTTGCGTATCAGACGAAGGAAGAGGATTTCATTTCCAGTGACAAGACGAGTTTCTCTGAAGACTATTGCATCGATGTGAAGGCGCTAAATGAATTTTGGACGATTACACGCGAGAGATTTGCTAATCTATCGACGTATCCGATATACTCTGACATTACTATTCTCACCTTTTCTCCGGCAGTCCTACCGGAGACTTTTACCGAGAACGAGAAAGAGTTTTTAAAACAGGACATATATGACGGGGCGCTTCGCATTTTGTATCATTTGTACGATCTTTGTTTACAACACGTAAAGTATCTCAAAAGCATGAGGCTAGAGAAGAGAATCGTTGATAAGAGGGAGGAAACGATGGACACGAAGATCTACGAGGATGCGTTAAGTAATATACCTAACGAATATATCAACGTACCATTGATATTGGGCGCGATACTTTTACAGGTTGAATCTAATCTTGCGAGATCTTACGATGAATTTGTTTCCATCAAACGTAATACGGGATTTAGCGATACGGATACGAGGCAAGCGAATACATCAATGACAGCTGAACGAATCCCCGTATTCGCTGTGCGAGACAAGCTCAGACTGCTTAATTTTGAGTACGAACTTATTGATGAATATGTCGATAGCAACGGTCAATCGCTGCTTTTCGATCTAGAAGTTATACCGTACGGAGATACTTTGAAAATGATAGTTCGTTGTTTTCTTCAACAGCCATTCATTGATTTAGACGACGCGGTCCTGCTCGTCCTACGAGATccgagaataattaatatttggcaGAATCACGAGATATTACCCAGATCGAAAAGCGATATGTATTTCTGTCATATAGATAACATGGCGCGTACATTTAATCAAGAGCAAACGGTCAGTCGCGAGGAAGTCGTGCATTACCTTCATCTATTGATGTTtgacaaattgattttttccgAAGACgaattgattttttacgaTGCAGGAGCAGAATTGACGCAGCCGTTCAAAGAAGACCTGTCAACATTAAAACACGCACAAACGACGATTAAGAAAACGCACAGCGTACCAAATCTTACTGCTTTACCAGTACCTAGTCTACGTCGTTTCAAGAGCGATACTGAAATTGATTACGATAAGCCGATAATTGCATTCATCGAGTGTCCGCTTTTATTCGCGTTAACGGACATTAGGGAAACGCTGCTTCCGGGATATTtgcacgaaaatatttttaagaagagAAGTTACGAAAGATCGAGTCTCGAGGAATACGAAGACGTCGAGTTATTCTCGAACCGTGTTTTTCTTCAGGTTATTCACGACTGTTTCCAACGTTTCGATCGTTTCTCAGCTAGATACTTCGAGCCGACAGATTCGATGCTCCTTTACTTTAGCAACAACAACCGGGTAGATGACGCGTTCGAGGAAAGGCGCACGTCGTTTATACATACGTCCATCGGACTTCGAGAATTCTGCGAATATATCGCGGAAGACGAAGAGAACTGGATAGAGCGGGAACGGAAGACACGCCAATCGCTTCGATGCAGGATGGACCTGACAGGGAGATTTATGAAGAGATCTATCGAGGTGGAAGACGAGGCGATCATATTCGCTGACGAGTGCTTCGTGCTTTCGGATTCGCTGAAAGCGCGCCATCTAAAGAAAAGTCCGGATCGCGATttgcgaaagaaaattttcgaaacGAAGGAATGCGAGGAAGTGATGGGGGAAAATGTTGAGGGGAAGATAATAACGACGGAGCAGAAACGAAACGGGGCGCTGACAGCGGACAACGGAAGCAAACAGGCGAATGGAAAAGTTATGAATGAAAAAACGTCATTGATGAAGAATAAATCGGCCACGAAAATAGATGACGTCGATACGTCCTTCTTAtcggtgaaaaaaattttatcgtctCGATACGTCGAGAAGGACGAATCGTACGACTTCGTCGGATACGATCTCGGTAGTCTTCGTGTTCAGGTGATTCATCATAGCAAGAAGTTTATTTTGGACGATACGACGGTGCGAGTCGAACTCGAGGATTGGCTTCACGGAGACCTCGACATACGCATCGCCatcattttacaatattgtacTTTACGATTGTCGAGCGGAGATGATCGCCGTCAATCAGAGGACGTATTTCATTTAACTACAGAGAGAGGAATTGTACTGAGTTTCTGCCGAAACAAAAACAAGGATTTCG CTCAAAGCTTGTCCAATTGCCATTGGCAAAATTTGGCTTTCGACTTTCGTGCTTCGTGGCCTTCCGGGTTATTGATAGAGCCAGCCATCGGGGACGGCACAAAAGATCCGTTTTGCATTCGTCAATCGTACGTTTCGAAATGTCTCGGGCGCGCAAGTGCAGCTCATGAAGTCTACCGGAACTTTCTCAGAAACGGAACCGTCTTAAAGTACATGGACGACAATACTGTCGTCATTCTCCGTCCCAATAGCGTCATCGTGACGTGCATGGATTTCGACAAGTCGCAATCGTACGACGAATCCATTCACCAGACGACCCTAAAAG agaatctCTTCTCTGCAGAATTTAGCAACGAAAAGAGCAACTCGGTGGCAGCCAAAAGCAGAGAAAAAGTCATGGGTTCCACGGAGTCGCGTTCAAACGGATCGATCGGGAACGAGCAACCGTCGAAACAACGTATATTGTCGGCGGGGGAACAC AGCGATGGAGTCGACTCGCTGATAATAGGAGCGAATAAAGTGTTACGATACTCAGTAGTAAATTACGACGGTCGGCACTACGAAGTGTTGAACGATCTGGTTGTAAGTGAGCACGATCGATTGCTCGTTAGGACCACGACTGACTACGAGGTCAACGAGGTATTCACACGCCGTGCCGATGGTACTGATACGTTGCTTCGTTCAAATGGAGAATTGGTCGTTATGTTTCCCG acGGCACGCGTATCATTACCGGTTACACGATAGAGGAACAGCCAGTGATTTGCGAATGGTCGGAGGATGAATTGCAGCAATATTTCGGATACGATGGCCGAATTAACGTCGCCTCGTCCCACGATAGCGCATTCTCGCACGAAGGTCCGCCCGCACCGTACGTCGATTACCGAGACGAACTGACGGGGATATCGATCGCGGACGGTTTTGTCTCGATCTTGTTGACTTTCCGCGTGGAACACGAGGATTACGCTAGCGTGTCCTACGATCAGTCAGCGGTTGGGTGTACTTTATCGATGCCCGACAATCTTCGCGTCAGCATATCGAGAGAGGGTCATTACGAAGTTTCAATGGAGGACAAAGTTAATCTGAAG ATTCGCGACGATGTGACATTTTCGAAGATATGTGCTACCTGTGGCGGAAGGTCGATATCGACTTATAAGTTCCGGAAATCGTCCGACGCCGGTCCGCAAACGATTCTCACGACTATCGATATTCTTGGGAATGTGCTTGAGGTTAAAAGCGATGGTACCACGAGTTATCGTCGCCCGTATAGAAGACGCGAGAGCGACGAAGGGGAGGAAGAGGAAAGCGACGAAGAGGAAAGCGACGAAGGGGAAAGCGACGAAGGGGAAAGCGACAAAAGCGAAAGCAACGAAGGGGTAAGCGACGAAGGGGAGGAGGACGGCAACTCGGGGACAAGGATCCATCGCAAACACGGACGATATTGCGAAATGCTCAAGTTTCCTGCGAGAAGTCAATACAGAATTTTCGCGATGAATCGCGATCTGACAGCTTGCGAGTACCTTCATCGATCGGTTAGACGCGAGCAAGAGCTGGCAGCCGTCTTGGGCGACGAGACGAGCATGATCCAGTATCCAATTTCACGTCGACCGGAACTTCGTCGCTTGATTACATTTATGCCAATGGAACCAGAGTCGGGATCAAAGGAAATATCGGGATCCTGTCAATATCGG ATCAGATCTGACAAACGGACGGGTTACGAAAAAACTGAATTACTGCGAAGCACTTATTCATTTCCGTACAACTGGCTGTTCCCCTTTGGCAAAAGAGATCAGAGAGTTCCTCAAAGAATCGAGAGAGAAGTTTTAGCAAAGCGAAATGAGCAGCCGTTGCCCAAGTTATTGCGAGTGCGCGTTTTCTTCGGTATTAAAGAGGCAGACAGAAACGTCCTGATCGATATGCAGAGGGCTATGGGACGCTATTGGATATCT GTGTTCCGTGATGGTGACAAATGCCGGCTATTTTGCGCGACTGGAAGCAGTCGACCCTGCGAAGTTGAAAATGATTACGGGAGTTGGGAGCGCAGCCTACGAGAGCTGGCTCTCGGCGTTAAGGAAAGCATCGACGTCGAGACGTACGTCAGAAGCCTTCAGGGTAAGCTCATTAAAGTGAGCACGAAAGCACCTCAGCAGTCGAGCCGTTTTGCGGAGTTACTTCGACAAAGAGCCTCGATGAAAGAGGAATATGAGTGGTATAAACAGTGCATGAAGAAGCGAATTATTATACCGTATTTTCGAAGTATTGGTTCGTGTTATTCGTTAATGAAGGATTATGTCGACGAGgcgatattaaagaaaagttaTTCGCATGTCGAGGAAAAAGACGATGAATTTATCAGTAGTTATAGAATTGCAGAAG